DNA sequence from the Schistocerca americana isolate TAMUIC-IGC-003095 chromosome 2, iqSchAmer2.1, whole genome shotgun sequence genome:
tagttctaagttctaggggactgatgaccccagatgttaagtcccatagtgctcggagccatttgaaccatgcattcatgctgactgttgttcatcggcgaaGAAGGCTCGAACTTGCGCGGCAATACCTCTAATGGACGTCTACAGagtagcgacaggtggcctttccagatgatcCTCGTTTTATGCTGCATTGGACAGATGGTCATTGGCTTGTACAACCCCGTACCAAACGTCGGTAGGGTTCAgggcggaggagggagcgttatgttcAGGTAAatgttttgtggcattccctgggtgatttcgcaattatggaaggcgcagtgaatcaacacaaaaatatctgtccttggggatcatgtccacccctacacgcagttttttccttggacatgATAAcacctaccaacaggacaatgcaacgtgtcacataggtCGCAACACATACGTTGTTTGAAGAGCGCTAGGATGACTTTACTGTACTCctgtgcccaccaaactccccggatttaaacccaatagagaatctgtggggCTACATCGATCGGACTGATTCTGAACCGAGAAACCTGGCAAAGCTGGTCACGATACTGGAGTCAACATGGCCCCACTTTcctgtcggtaacttccagaaTGTCACTCTATTTTCGCacgtccacgctgcaaaaggtgattactcaagcttttgacagttggtcacgttaatgtgactggacctgtAGTTCTCCAAATAGACACCCATCCGCGAAACATCAATATAATCGGACACACGTATCCACTCTGCAGTCGGATAGTGTCTCAGGACGGTGTTTTTGCGAGTGTCTCAGGGTTAACTTACAGTTGCCACCAAGAAGATCTGTGCTGGACATTCTGTATGTGATATTAATCATCATTCTGTATGTTTAGGGTTATACGACAGATTGGTGCAAGTGAACATTGATGTATATTCCCACACAAATCTTCATGCTCTAGGTAATTATTGTAAAATTTCTACCAAAAGACCATTGCACACAGTTGTTAATCTGTGTTGCCTTCTACAGGGTGACCAACGAAGGAGTCCcagattttaaaattaaataacatgAAAACTAAAGTCGATAGAGTAATGCAGCAAACGGTATTACTATGATGGCTTTAAGAATTTAATACGGAAATTTCGAAACAATCTTTAGAGATACTGCTAAAAGATTGCACCCTATCTGGAGAGTTTGGGTTTTGAAGGGTATATATGTTTCTAGTATTGTGTGGgggctggaacgcttcaaaccagtctctgctgtAACTCTTTGGGCAGATTTCTTCGGACGTTGCTGAGTAGACCCAGAAATTGTGGTGACATTGTCAGGAGTAATTACCGTTCGCCCGTGGCCAGCAGCCGCAAGTAGATCATCAAAACCGCTTGCTCTTCGAATTGGTGAATTGCTGGCGATTGGTTTTCGCATCTGGTCCTTTTTGAACATTAAATCGTGTTTGAAAACTGCTCTGTAAACAGTACTGGAAACTGTAAACACACGTTGTTCAGTAGAATGATTGATTTCAACTTCTTTCTTCCGCACGCTAACCTCCTTAAACGCTTCAGCGATGAAAATGATTGTTCAAGGCTTCAGAGTACTATCTATAAGCACTAGGTATTGCGATTACAACGCCACGTGTTAGAAGCTTTTGCAACGACAACTTCGAAAGTACTGTATAAAATTTTTACAGCCCTCAAAATAAGCTTACAATTTGTTGCGTTTTCTATCGATCTTTGCTTtaatgttatttaattttaaaatcagggAGTCCTTTGCTAGACATCCTGTATTTCTGTCATAGCTGTTGCCTAACCGTATTTGGGCTGTGTGACGACTCTGTACACTTGTTGCGTGCTAGCAGGTCACCTCACTGCATAACAGCAACTACTGTGTGGTAGAGGCTTCTCCTCCTGCCTTTTCTGTGTGTTTGACACCAAGCAATTTGGTGGATACACGAGTTATGTTTAATAAAAAACATAATCAGCATCATGTTCATTCATCACTGACTGTCCTTTTGTTTAGCATGTATCCACCGTCTGTATGATACAGAGAATTGCATTGCGTATAACAGTCCACTTCCTTGCAAAATAACTTTTACTTAGTGATGTAAATGGCACCAAGaggtttcaagaaaaaaaaaataaaaaaaaaattaaaaaaaaataatgagagGTGACAATGGAAACAAAAGCCGCACCTTAGCGTGGATCCCCCTGCAGATGATCTCCAGCGCGAAGTCTACGATCTGGTCGAGGTAGTCGTCTTGCAGCTCGGCGTCGTGGCTGTAGGCAGCCAGCGGCAGCAGGAAGTGGCCGTCCCTGGCGGCCGGCTGCTGGGGCACGTGGTTCGAGTCCAGGAAGGGCGCGTAGTCGGTGAGGCGCAACGGCGGAGGCCGGCGCCCAGACTGCGGGGGCGACAGCGGCAGCTGCGGGGGCGGATCGTTCACGAAGACGTCGACCTGCGTGCGCCGGTCGTCGCTGCCGAAGGCCGGGATGCTGTTGTCGTGCTCCTCCACCGTCTCCACGTCGCGGCCCTGCGGCGGCGACACGCGTACCGGCAGGACGTTCACGTTCACCACCTGTCCCGGCAGGGCGCACTAttatacgctgcctgacaaaagtgaagcacccagagggggaggaggaaacgaaatggaacaTCAAGAGCTGAGAACGATTACAAAATCGAGAAATACAAATAAAAGTGTATACATGACCTCTGTGAGCCTACAGAAATGACAATATCCCTACAGTAAAAGTACGGGAAGCACTGAAAACGGTTAATGTGAAAGAAAAATGGATTAACTTCTTTAAAAGTTATACAAGAATACAAAAGTAATTATTAAAGTGATAAACAGGGTACCCGAAGCATTTTAGTTAACACTGGTCCAAAACATGGTTGAGTAAAGTCTATTACTTTGCTTAACAATATATATTATATTAAGATTTTATATAAAGATTTTAACTTTTAGTGGCAACGGCcccgaaagcctgcagacttacatatctTCTCATACTGCCAATTTCCATTATTATAATTTTCTCCCCAACAATATATATgtagttacattccatcctggattttctattgtttgactactttgtttaacattttttcGGAGCAGGCGTTGAATGGCTGATGCAGGAAATGCTCAGGCATGGGTGGAGATACTCTTCATTGCCTTTTATTTGCAGATGAACAGGTAATGTTCTCTCAAGAGGAAGAGGATATAGCAGACACGCTGAGAAAACTTGAAGTGGAGTACATATAACGGGGTTTGGGATAAATCTGGACAAGAGTCAGTGTATGTGTATGGGACAATATCTGGTGAAAACTGACGCAGAGGAAGGAGAAATAAAATCCTGTAGAAGCTACAAATATTTGGTAACAATACAAAGTAATTCCTGTACGTGTAGCAAGGATATCATTAATTGTTGATAACATTACTGGGAAACAGCCATCTGtcagttaaggggagccggaggtgcctatgctgcccatgttaaaatcactaagtttgaggaacatttatgaataaactaccaaatagaaaaatttgaattttttttacatatagagtggtttagtattgcagttgtgACAGagtgattttggagtatcttttctagtttccttccaattattttttttttattaatgacccaaattcttttacaaataattgctttataattaaactgaaatgaaactactgaacatattgccaaatggctgtgttacaatgtaagtttgaccacttggagtgctgtataaaaatttcatctctctagcttgactggattttgaaaaaatgttccttatatttgaaaaattctaatttacgggaaatggctatcaaagtttcccaatacattcctgcactataggttggattatcagggtcttcttcttcatcctccaaaagctacCTCTTCTgccttcttttctggcctgttgttccatcatacttcatatgcgtttctcttctttctgctcctcttatcctttctctgtcaatatttcttagtgctcgtacagtgttcaccccagctgtaaatcctaatgccttcagaacttcacacttcacactattcccttggttgtaggttgctattgcatcataaatgccaaagtgcagtgtttttatgcttacaaacacccttttaggaatcactttccaaatcaaattgtttacgctctcattaggattctgcgtctttccgtgtagacatttgtataacaattctggctgtgctaagtcatgaaaaattggttttattgcatttatcacagctgctggcaaaccatgtttgtgatcataggcctgttttgcattatatttgcaccaggaatcttttgggcacaggctgtgttgagggtactcattggaagaggcagtatgaaggaacaatgcccacactgcttttcgcatgtcactaacattactagtattttgccttatagcatacccatagtatcacTGTAGacattcaatcacctcatcagtaagcctgcctctccctcctattgtctttccatcactgagcttacttgaacccaaagtttgtttgagccttgaGCTTTCAGTttctctatagtcttgaaacctttggagtcaccatccccaaggtagtatttgctagaagatgtcacagggctatggccggccatgtgttgcttagccgaaggacgcactgtttcagtaattgtagtatcgcaacttggtattagtgttaattatCTTTTCCCTACGttattcctcttcttatatacacggttactaaaacgtggcatcgtaaccagaacaacgctttacacaagaagtgtaATACTACcgacaacaggcgcaacactgaactaattcgaaacggtaaacagcaaagagacgatgttcagcgctcttagcgcttcatttgtcacagaaaacaatgtatccAACCCTTACACACTCGCtctatgcgtaacataaggcgctgtatgcgtaataggccgagaaaatcccaagcagttcgccaggaagtcacgagagggtgttagatgcattcagcggccgcccatttcctctgcgggcgtgggggaaaatggtaataactccacttctagggcgagtagaacaataattcaaagtttacattatagaggaatgttccaattaattttcggtagcaaaaaaatcgtaattttttggatttgctCCCCTTAAGAAAAATTAGtaaaaaaacagtctcgatcgcacaGTCTTATATCAAAAATATGACCGGGTTCGGCATCTAGTAGTATTCGTCTTCAGATAATGTAGTATCCGGCTGACGATGATAACACTTGGAGCACCTGTACAAAACTGCCAGGGTTAGTTCAGACGGTAGCCTACTACgagaggccgaaaccggtcatattttTTAATAAAAGGCTGTGAGATAGAGACTGTTTTATTttactaaatttaagaatatttgttCCAGAATAGCAATGAGGAAGAGAGCTACTAACGTTTTGCGTAGGACAATATTAAATGCCGCccattgcggccgagcggttctaggcgcttcagtctgcaaccgcgcgaccgctatggtcgcaggttcaaatctagcctcgggcatgggtgtttgtgatgtccttaggttagttagatttaagtatttctaagttctatgggactgatgacctcagatgttaagtcccatagtgcttagagccatttgaaccacaatatgAAATAACAAGTATTCGGCTGGACACCAGGTAAAGAATATTTCACAATGTGATGGATAACTATTTCTGTATGGAGCTGGGATGTGGCTTCAAAGAAGGAAAGTTTaataacatataataataataataataataataataataataatggaaatggGCAGTATGAGAACATGTCTGCAATTAATGACGCAAAATAAAAGTCGAAATGAGGAGGTATGAAAGCAAATGTAGATAAAGTGCTCCATAACAAATGCTTAGGACAACAGAGCGCTTCAATGGTACGGGAACTTACAGGAAATGTCCAACCACTGATGGCTAAGGAAAATTTTAAACTGGAAGCCGCCAGGGAGAAGGACAGGAAGGTCAGCGCTAAGATGGGAAAAATACATATGCGAAACAATGGAAGACGGGATCTAAGACCGGAGGATTGGAACGAAGAGGCCTGTGGAGGTCAAAAGTGGCTACCTCCTAGGGGAAAGAAGAGGAGcaggaggaagaaaaagaagaaatcgaTCGAGTCAAATTTGTAAAAAACTTGGCAGTATAAACCAACTTATCAGAAAATTACAACACCTGATCTGCACTGAGTAGGTCGGGAAGAGTGTGATAAGGCCGTTGGATCCTCTCCTGAGGGATGCCGGCCCACGACTGTGTTAACTGCCCTTGGTATCCCAGATACTTGCACTGGGACGGAGGTGAAGTGCAAGCCTATCACATATGTTCTACTGGGGCAGATCTGTGGATCTTGTTGGCCACGTGAGTACCCCAGCAACGTGCAGTGAGATCACAGAGACACGTGCGATAGGTGGACAagcattgtgctgttgaaaaatgacaACACAATACTGTCTCATGAGAGGTAACTCACGAGGACGGAGGAACTCAGTGACGTAccactgtgccgtcagagttccctcaatccgTACCAGCTGTGAccaaagtcatacccgatggctccccaacCAAGACCAGGAGAAACACCTCTTTCCCCATGTCACCGCCATACCCTGCCACTCCAGACGCTGCTGTTTCTGCTGTGATGTTAACGGTAGTCTGCGCATGGGATGGTAATTTCCTAATCTGGGTGCTGCCAGCCTCTGACCAAGGcgcggaatgacacagaatgttgcacgaAGTCCATGACTTGTTCTCGGGTGACGGATGCAGGTGCCAAGGGCTTACAATTTCCATGATGCACAATACAGTGAGCCTCTCTTATGTTCAGACGTGCTCCTCATCTCCTTGATGAATAAACATGCCCTCAAGTTTCCATGCAGTCTAATATCGCGCCATCCAACATCGCGccactatcacatccgaatgccctacAAATAATTTGGCCGGCCGGCTGTATGGAGATCCACAATGTCCTTTCAAACTCTGCCATGTGTTGAGGATACCCTCTGATATGAGTACAAGTCTTTCCGTGTGCTTCACAGcgctcactcaacatctgatgttgaaaattttggaaatctgtggtaaggtctaatgggaccaaactactgaggtcatcggtcactaagctcacacacaacttaatctaacttaaactaacgtacgctaagaacaatacacacacccatgcccgagggaggactcgaacctccgacgggggtagccgtgcgaaccgtgacaaggcgccctagacctctcggctaccctgcgcggctctgATGTTGATCATGCCCTTTGTATACCTTACATTAAACAGGAACGGCAGTAAGAAATTCTGGTGACCGTTCTATACGTCACAGAGAATTACATCTCTGATCATCTACATACCCagtgatggtgtgtacgtgtactgaGATATACTGACATCGCACCATATTGTGAGTGCTTCACATTTTTGCCTCCAATTCATATTCGGATCCCTGTcttccacttcccagcagattaaaattgtgtactgcTTTCGCTGATAATTCTCTTAGCGACTGAGCTTCGCAGGCGTAACTTGCGACCCACCTTCATAGCATCAGTAGTAGTAACGAACATCCTCTCCATTATATGACAGACCAATTATCACCTCCCAGGATTGTGTTTCAGCTAGGAGTTGAGCAAATGGGTTCGTGAAATAGGATTCACAAGTCGTCCACAATGAGAACGACGCTTTGAACTGATGGTGTGCGAACACTAGAGAACTGTAACTGTAATATCACTGGAGAACTTAATCAATAATATCCTTGAAGTTTCTCAACACAGCgactgatgttcaaatggttcaaatggctctgagcactatggggcttaacatctgaggtcatcagtcccatagaacttagaactacttaaacctaactaacctaaggacatcacacacatccatgcccgaggttagattcgaacctgcgaccgtagcggtcgcgcggttccagactgaagcgcctagcaacgctcggccacaacggccggctaggcgACGTTCCACAGTATTGCGCCATGTCAGATGAACACCCAGGAGTTGGTTGCAAGCTAGCGGTGCTGCCTCGGAGTGAGACTTGCCTGAACAACTCGGATGGGACCCGCGGAGCTGTTGATGTAGCTGGCGTGCACCTTGCGGTTGACGAGTGGCGGCGCGCTGCCGAACatgggctgcggctgcggctgcgcccACATGCCGGCGCCGCACTGCGCCACGCACGCCGCCGTCACCACCAGGAGCGTCGCCGTCTTCATGCCGTCCAAGGGGCCTGGAGAGCAAGCGGTAAAATACGTCACTCAGTGCCAAGTCTGATCAACTCAGTTACACATCTCATTTCCTACACTCACTGCCTGTCCTAGCACCCGTGTACCCGTGTGCAGGAtacagatttgcagagtatctcAGAACTCAGCATCAgatattcagtgctgaggacgaagatgAGGAGCACAAATAGAAAAAGTTCGAAAGCGTCGTTCAAAATGCCTCAGACAAATACGTTCCGAgcaagacccaccgtggtttaataaccgTGTTTGGGaactgctacataaacaaagagagcttcatcacagattcaagaaaaGTCAAAACCTAACAGACAAACAGAACTGAACGAaccgaaaatgagcataaggaggtaaaagagagaagcgttcaatgactttgaaagttgaaaggtccccttagaaaaaatatacatgactgtgcttaaactgacacacaatatttttagcgcaacgcaatctgactttcaaaaatccctacaaaataatggccctgagtaacattaacctatacctttcatgaatcacttacctcacaaaaatcttcgttactcgaactactgcaatacagcgggtgcca
Encoded proteins:
- the LOC124595218 gene encoding uncharacterized protein LOC124595218: MKTATLLVVTAACVAQCGAGMWAQPQPQPMFGSAPPLVNRKVHASYINSSAGPIRVVQVVNVNVLPVRVSPPQGRDVETVEEHDNSIPAFGSDDRRTQVDVFVNDPPPQLPLSPPQSGRRPPPLRLTDYAPFLDSNHVPQQPAARDGHFLLPLAAYSHDAELQDDYLDQIVDFALEIICRGIHAKGKDEVAAPDLHREFVRKLGPLQLKGSFDATGGLARNLSTLRRTEPTTVSRQGETLQLRAGLGLATLAARYEHYEARLGSVQAQGQLAATVASDSIAVTVNVSLGQANCLALQDLRIDQLGDIDVKLTGLGELSWLTSKIVSWLSDHFKTEVSASVEQQLRDGVSQVLGRVKCDVQQFLSLSLSP